A section of the Kribbella sp. HUAS MG21 genome encodes:
- a CDS encoding ABC transporter substrate-binding protein: MARRGLAAVSLVAVASIALAACSSGGGATTSGTGSGSGTPVAGGTLNMLGAGDVDYMDPNISYYSVGYLNLRMWSRQLFAYPADPNGKNTTPVPDLATEIPTAANGGISADGKTYTIKLRPGAKWGTTPARQVTAADVVRGVKRTANPVQPFGGIPDFYHLILGYQAFADGFAKAPKTVAGIQQYIDKTPLPGVVAKDDTTVVFHLTQPATYFVDMLTLPAFSPAPVEALKYLPGSTELGNNYPSDGPYKVDSWVPTKSITYSRNPAWDPASDPVRKAYVDKIVINETVTQDSVQQQLQTGTPSADMEWDVAPPPSQLPALQAKKDPKLTIGDTAGSNPYVIYNTASPNNNKALQNPKVRQAISYAINRDHILQVLGGKTLNPPLTHVLPDVITGSKQIDPYPYDPDKAKQLLAEAGYPNLTLKFLYRNAAEGSSKTFQTVQQDLSKIGITVVGVPSPNADFYVKYLQVPSVARRGVWDLSLAGWGADWYGNAALSFFNPLFSGEPSFPPVGSNFGLYDDPQTNDLIKQAIAAPTVDQAADLWAKADARVMEQAAFYPLTSNKQANYRAEQVQNAVYVPSMQNYDPTNVWLSKDKQGG; this comes from the coding sequence ATGGCCAGAAGAGGGCTGGCGGCTGTATCGCTCGTCGCCGTCGCGAGTATTGCGCTGGCGGCGTGCAGCAGTGGCGGAGGCGCGACGACGTCCGGCACCGGAAGCGGATCCGGTACGCCGGTCGCGGGCGGCACCCTGAACATGCTCGGGGCGGGCGACGTCGACTACATGGATCCCAACATCAGCTACTACTCGGTGGGTTACCTGAACCTGCGGATGTGGAGCCGGCAGCTGTTCGCGTACCCCGCGGACCCGAACGGCAAGAACACCACGCCGGTCCCCGACCTCGCCACCGAGATCCCGACCGCGGCGAACGGCGGGATCAGCGCCGACGGGAAGACGTACACGATCAAGCTCCGTCCGGGTGCGAAGTGGGGCACCACGCCGGCCCGCCAGGTCACCGCCGCCGACGTGGTCCGCGGCGTGAAGCGGACCGCCAACCCGGTGCAGCCGTTCGGCGGCATCCCGGACTTCTACCACCTGATCCTCGGCTACCAGGCGTTCGCCGACGGGTTCGCCAAGGCGCCGAAGACGGTCGCCGGGATCCAGCAGTACATCGACAAGACGCCGTTGCCGGGTGTGGTGGCGAAGGACGACACGACCGTCGTCTTCCACCTGACCCAGCCGGCGACGTACTTCGTCGACATGCTGACGCTGCCGGCCTTCTCCCCCGCGCCGGTCGAGGCGCTCAAGTACCTGCCGGGCAGTACCGAGCTCGGCAACAACTATCCGTCCGACGGTCCGTACAAGGTCGACTCGTGGGTGCCGACGAAGTCGATCACGTACTCCCGCAACCCGGCGTGGGACCCCGCGTCCGACCCGGTGCGGAAGGCGTACGTAGACAAGATCGTCATCAACGAGACCGTCACGCAGGACTCGGTGCAGCAGCAGTTGCAGACCGGTACGCCGTCCGCGGACATGGAGTGGGACGTCGCGCCGCCGCCGTCGCAGCTGCCCGCGCTGCAGGCGAAGAAGGACCCGAAGCTGACCATCGGCGACACGGCCGGTTCGAACCCGTACGTCATCTACAACACCGCCTCGCCGAACAACAACAAGGCGCTGCAGAACCCGAAGGTGCGGCAGGCGATCAGTTACGCGATCAACCGCGACCACATCCTGCAGGTGCTCGGAGGGAAGACGCTGAACCCGCCGCTGACGCACGTGCTGCCGGACGTGATCACCGGCTCGAAGCAGATCGATCCGTACCCGTACGACCCGGACAAGGCCAAGCAGCTCCTGGCCGAGGCCGGCTACCCGAACCTGACGCTGAAGTTCCTGTACCGCAACGCGGCCGAGGGCAGCAGCAAGACCTTCCAGACGGTCCAGCAGGACCTGTCCAAGATCGGCATCACGGTCGTCGGCGTACCGTCGCCGAACGCGGACTTCTACGTGAAGTACCTGCAGGTGCCGAGCGTGGCGCGGCGCGGCGTCTGGGACCTCTCGCTTGCCGGCTGGGGCGCGGACTGGTACGGCAACGCGGCGCTGTCGTTCTTCAACCCGCTGTTCTCCGGTGAGCCGTCGTTCCCGCCGGTCGGCTCGAACTTCGGGCTCTACGACGACCCGCAGACCAACGACCTGATCAAGCAGGCGATCGCCGCGCCGACCGTCGACCAGGCCGCCGACCTGTGGGCGAAGGCCGACGCCCGGGTGATGGAGCAGGCCGCGTTCTACCCGCTCACCAGCAACAAGCAGGCGAACTACCGCGCCGAACAGGTCCAGAACGCCGTCTACGTCCCCTCGATGCAGAACTACGACCCGACCAACGTGTGGCTCTCCAAAGACAAGCAGGGCGGCTGA